The Streptomyces sp. NBC_00691 genome has a segment encoding these proteins:
- a CDS encoding type B 50S ribosomal protein L31, whose protein sequence is MQQDKQPEYGPVVFRDRSAGYAFLTRSTATSDRTVEWDDGNTYPVVDVEISSESHPFYTGTARTVDSEGRIAKFERRFGEEG, encoded by the coding sequence GTGCAGCAGGACAAGCAGCCCGAGTACGGCCCGGTGGTCTTCCGTGACCGCTCGGCCGGGTACGCCTTTCTGACCCGGTCCACCGCGACCAGCGACCGGACCGTCGAGTGGGACGACGGCAACACGTACCCCGTGGTCGATGTCGAGATCTCCTCCGAGAGCCACCCGTTCTACACGGGCACGGCGCGGACGGTGGACTCCGAGGGCCGGATCGCCAAGTTCGAGCGGCGCTTCGGCGAGGAGGGCTGA
- a CDS encoding SDR family oxidoreductase, which translates to MIVVTGATGNVGRPLVELLAGAGETVTAVSRTPAAGLPAGVTHRQGDLADVNGLEELFDGAEAVYLLVAGLGDELNPREIVAAAVAAGVRRIVFQSSQLVGTRTDSVSHDVLRAFESAVRESGLDWTVLRPGGFASNAFLWAEQVRSARTVAAPFADVALPVVDPADIAEVAGEVLRDPAAHAGRTYVLTGPVAVSPREQVRALAGAVGDPVAFVGLSASEARSQLVRFLPEEAVDGMLAVMGEPSAEERRVSPDVERVLGRAARPFAAWAERNAPAFA; encoded by the coding sequence GTGATCGTGGTGACCGGAGCGACCGGAAACGTCGGACGACCGCTGGTGGAGCTGCTGGCCGGGGCCGGTGAGACGGTGACGGCGGTGAGCCGTACGCCGGCTGCCGGGCTGCCCGCCGGAGTGACGCACCGGCAGGGGGATCTGGCCGATGTGAACGGCCTTGAGGAGTTGTTCGACGGTGCCGAGGCGGTGTACCTGCTCGTCGCGGGTCTGGGTGACGAGCTGAACCCGCGCGAGATCGTCGCGGCGGCGGTGGCGGCCGGGGTGCGGCGGATCGTGTTCCAGTCCTCGCAACTGGTGGGAACGCGGACCGATTCGGTGTCGCACGACGTGTTGCGCGCCTTCGAGTCGGCGGTACGGGAGTCGGGCCTGGACTGGACCGTGCTGCGGCCGGGGGGCTTCGCCTCCAACGCGTTCCTCTGGGCCGAGCAGGTCCGTTCCGCGCGTACGGTGGCGGCCCCGTTCGCCGATGTGGCGCTTCCGGTGGTGGACCCGGCGGACATCGCCGAGGTCGCGGGGGAGGTGCTCCGGGACCCGGCGGCGCACGCGGGGCGGACGTACGTCCTGACCGGTCCGGTGGCGGTGTCACCGCGGGAGCAGGTGCGTGCCCTGGCCGGAGCGGTGGGCGACCCGGTGGCGTTCGTGGGGCTCAGCGCGAGCGAGGCCCGTTCCCAGCTGGTGCGGTTCCTGCCGGAGGAGGCCGTCGACGGGATGCTGGCGGTGATGGGCGAGCCCAGCGCGGAGGAGCGGCGGGTGAGTCCCGATGTGGAACGTGTCCTCGGCCGGGCGGCGCGGCCGTTCGCGGCCTGGGCGGAGCGGAACGCGCCCGCC